In Lycium ferocissimum isolate CSIRO_LF1 chromosome 11, AGI_CSIRO_Lferr_CH_V1, whole genome shotgun sequence, a single genomic region encodes these proteins:
- the LOC132036137 gene encoding uncharacterized protein LOC132036137, protein MASRRNINYSRLAVDEDDDYYGNSGKRADPRFDYSPKSLDRIPWKSIALALFLLFLGCLLLLLSYFILSGHMGGERSQAYGLLGLGILTFLPGFYETRIAYYSWRGAQGYRFTAIPDY, encoded by the exons ATGGCTTCTAGGCGGAATATTAATTACAGTCGTCTTgctgttgatgaagatgatgactatTATGGAAATTCTGGCAAGCGAGCTGACCCTAGATTTGATTATTCACCTAAATCGTTAGATAGAATTCCCTGGAAATCCATTGCCCTTGCTCTATTTCTGCTTTTTCTGGGATGTCTGCTTCTCTTGTTATCATATTTTATCTTATCTGGTCATATGGGAGGAGAGCGTTCCCAAGCATATGGTCTCCTTGGACTTGGAATCCTCACTTTTCTCCCTG GTTTTTATGAGACTCGGATTGCGTATTACTCTTGGAGAGGTGCTCAAGGTTATCGATTTACTGCAATCCCTGACTATTGA
- the LOC132036818 gene encoding pentatricopeptide repeat-containing protein At5g66520-like: MLHSICLASPLHNSHFPPPKFNNVQTPTSQIPNTNLIYHFNTPLELKQAITILIKTNKPLTLLPLPRVASICALTPNFPFAQQIFNYINQPQIPLWNTCLRNLAEGNNVIDAIFLFHQMISYNVVPDSFTCSFVLKACVHLLDIYNGKIVHGYVEKLGFQSNLVLINALIHLYGSCGAMDDAFQLFDKMPQRDIVSWNIMITQLAKKGDVDGAFELFSRMQERNLRSWTAMITGFVHCGKAKEAIRLFIEMEEMGLRANEVTVVAVLAACADLGELELGRRIHEYSNESGFRRNVHVCNTLIDMYIKCGCLEAAKYVFEEMKERTIISWSAMIQGLAMHGQADEALELFNEMIKSGMRPNEVTFLGILHACSHMGLINEGREFFASMSRDYKISPQIEHYGCMVDLLSRAGLLQDAYELITSMPIKPNAVIWGSFLGGCKIQKNVEMAEEAMRQLGILDPFNDGYYIIMSNIYAEAKRWEDAARVRKLMKDRGVKKTPGWSTITIAGGTHEFVAGDDNHPQAEEIFKRWDKLLEQMRLKGYVPNTSVVLLDMEESEKEKYLYRHSEKLALVFGLMNTKSGETIRIMKNLRVCEDCHAAFKVISGIVEREIVVRDRNRFHCFKDGLCSCKDYW, encoded by the coding sequence ATGCTGCATTCCATTTGCTTAGCATCTCCACTTCACAACAGTCACTTTCCCCCTCCAAAATTCAACAATGTCCAAACACCCACTTCACAAATCCCAAACACTAACCTTATCTACCATTTCAACACTCCATTAGAACTCAAACAAGCTATTACCATTCTCATTAAAACCAATAAACCTCTGACACTTCTCCCACTGCCACGTGTCGCTTCCATATGTGCCCTCACACCAAACTTCCCTTTTGCTCAACAAATTTTCAACTATATAAACCAACCCCAAATTCCTTTATGGAACACTTGTTTAAGAAATCTTGCTGAGGGTAATAATGTAATTGATGCAATTTTCTTGTTTCATCAAATGATTAGTTACAATGTAGTACCTGATAGTTTTACTTGTTCTTTTGTGCTTAAAGCTTGTGTGCATTTACTAGATATTTATAATGGGAAAATTGTTCATGGATATGTAGAGAAACTTGGGTTTCAATcaaatttagttttaattaaTGCATTGATACATTTGTATGGTAGTTGTGGAGCAATGGATGATGCCTTCCAActgtttgataaaatgcctcAAAGAGATATCGTGTCTTGGAATATAATGATTACGCAATTAGCGAAAAAGGGTGATGTTGATGGGGCGTTTGAATTGTTTTCGCGAATGCAGGAGAGAAATTTAAGGTCTTGGACTGCTATGATTACCGGTTTTGTTCATTGTGGGAAGGCTAAAGAGGCTATTAGGCTATTTATAGAAATGGAAGAAATGGGGTTGAGGGCGAATGAGGTTACTGTAGTGGCTGTTCTTGCAGCTTGTGCTGATTTGGGTGAACTTGAATTGGGAAGGAGGATTCACGAGTATTCGAATGAGAGTGGGTTTAGAAGAAACGTTCACGTTTGTAACACGTTAATTGACATGTACATTAAGTGTGGATGCTTAGAGGCTGCAAAATATGTTTTTGAAGAAATGAAGGAACGAACAATTATATCGTGGTCAGCCATGATACAGGGTTTAGCTATGCATGGACAGGCGGATGAAGCATTAGAACTCTTTAACGAGATGATCAAAAGTGGAATGAGACCTAATGAGGTGACGTTTCTTGGAATCTTGCACGCTTGTAGCCATATGGGGTTGATCAACGAGGGGCGAGAATTTTTTGCTAGCATGAGTAGAGACTATAAAATTTCACCCCAAATCGAGCATTATGGTTGCATGGTTGATCTTTTAAGTCGTGCTGGACTTCTTCAAGACGCATATGAGCTCATCACTAGCATGCCTATTAAGCCGAATGCTGTCATATGGGGTTCTTTTCTTGGTGGAtgtaaaattcaaaaaaatgtgGAAATGGCTGAGGAAGCTATGAGGCAGTTAGGTATATTAGACCCTTTTAACGACGGATACTACATTATTATGTCAAATATTTATGCAGAAGCTAAGCGTTGGGAAGATGCAGCAAGGGTGAGGAAGTTGATGAAAGATCGAGGAGTAAAGAAAACTCCAGGTTGGAGTACAATAACTATAGCAGGAGGAACACATGAATTTGTGGCCGGAGATGATAACCATCCTCAGGCTGAAGAGATCTTTAAAAGATGGGACAAACTGTTAGAACAAATGAGGTTAAAAGGATATGTACCGAATACTTCAGTGGTTCTACTAGACATGGAAGAGAgtgagaaagaaaaatatttgtatcGCCATAGTGAGAAATTGGCCCTTGTTTTCGGTTTGATGAACACAAAATCAGGAGAGACAATCAGAATAATGAAGAATCTTCGCGTTTGTGAAGACTGTCATGCTGCTTTCAAAGTAATATCAGGAATTGTCGAGCGAGAGATAGTTGTGCGCGATAGGAATAGGTTTCATTGTTTCAAAGATGGCCTTTGTTCTTGTAAGGACTATTGGTAG